A single genomic interval of Peromyscus leucopus breed LL Stock chromosome 7, UCI_PerLeu_2.1, whole genome shotgun sequence harbors:
- the LOC114695678 gene encoding LOW QUALITY PROTEIN: bleomycin hydrolase-like (The sequence of the model RefSeq protein was modified relative to this genomic sequence to represent the inferred CDS: inserted 1 base in 1 codon): protein MNNTGLNSEKVAALIHKLNSDPQFVLAQNVGTTHDLLDICLXTVQGAQHVFQHVVPQEGKPVTNQKSSGRCWIFSCLNVMRLPFMKKFNIEEFEFSQSYLFFWDKVERCYFFLNAFVDTAQKKEPEDGRLVQYLLMNPTNDGGQWDMLVNIVEKYGVVPKKCFPESHTTEASRRMNDILNHKMREFCIRLRNLVHSGATKGEISFTQDAMMEEIFRVVCICLGNPPETFTWEYRNKDKNYHKIGPITPLQFYQEHVKPLFNMEDKICFVNDPRPQHKYNRLYTVDYLSNMVGGRKTLYNNQPIDFLKKMVAASIKDGEAVWFGCDVGKHFNGKLGLSDMNVYDHELVFGVSLKNMNKAERLAFGGSLMTHAMTFTAVSEKDDQDSVFLKWRVENSWGEDHGHKGYLCMTDEWFSEYVYEVVVDRKHVPEEVLAVLEQEPIVLQAWDPMGALAE from the exons ATGAACAACACAGGACTGAATTCGGAGAAGGTAGCTGCTCTGATCCATAAACTAAATTCCGACCCTCAGTTCGTACTTGCCCAGAATGTTGGGACCACTCATGATCTGTTGGACATCTGTC ACACGGTGCAGGGTGCTCAGCATGTGTTCCAGCACGTTGTGCCTCAGGAAGGCAAGCCAGTCACCAACCAGAAGAGCTCTGGACGATGCTGGATATTTTCTTGTTTGAATGTTATGAGACTTCCGttcatgaaaaaatttaatattgAAGAATTTGAGTTTAGTCAATCTTACCTGTTTTTTTGGGACAAGGTTGAACGCTGTTATTTCTTCTTGAACGCTTTCGTGGACACAGCCCAGAAAAAGGAGCCTGAAGATGGTAGACTGGTGCAGTATTTACTTATGAACCCTACCAATGATGGTGGACAATGGGATATGCTTGTCAATATTGTTGAAAAATACGGTGTTGTCCCCAAGAAATGCTTTCCTGAATCTCATACAACAGAGGCAAGCAGAAGAATGAATGATATTCTGAATCACAAGATGAGAGAATTCTGTATACGGCTACGGAACCTGGTGCACAGTGGAGCAACCAAAGGGGAGATCTCATTTACACAAGATGCCATGATGGAGGAGATATTCCGAGTGGTGTGCATCTGTTTGGGTAACCCACCAGAGACCTTCACCTGGGAGTATCGAAACAAGGATAAAAATTACCATAAGATTGGCCCCATCACACCCTTGCAATTTTACCAGGAGCACGTGAAGCCACTCTTCAATATGGAAgataagatttgttttgtgaatgACCCACGGCCCCAGCACAAGTACAATAGATTGTACACAGTAGACTACTTGAGCAATAtggttggagggagaaaaacGCTGTATAACAACCAGCCCATTGACTTCTTGAAAAAGATGGTTGCTGCCTCCATCAAAGATGGAGAGGCTGTGTGGTTTGGCTGTGATGTTGGAAAACACTTCAATGGCAAGCTGGGCCTCAGTGACATGAATGTCTATGACCATGAGTTAGTGTTTGGTGTCTCCTTGAAGAACATGAACAAAGCTGAGAGGCTGGCCTTCGGTGGGTCACTCATGACCCACGCCATGACCTTCACTGCTGTCTCAGAGAAGGATGATCAGGATAGTGTATTTCTGAAATGGAGAGTAGAGAATTCCTGGGGTGAAGACCACGGCCACAAAGGTTACCTGTGCATGACCGATGAGTGGTTCTCTGAGTATGTCTACGAGGTGGTGGTGGACAGGAAGCACGTCCCGGAAGAGGTGCTGGCTGTGTTAGAGCAGGAGCCCATCGTCCTGCAGGCATGGGACCCCATGGGGGCCTTGGCTGAGTGA